The Mauremys reevesii isolate NIE-2019 linkage group 3, ASM1616193v1, whole genome shotgun sequence genomic sequence tGAACTGCAGACTAGTATGTAAAGGAATCAGGTTGATGAAACTTTCTTATGTCTCCTCTTGTGCTGTAGGTTGGACTAGATTTCACTCCCAGATTTGCCAGCACTGATGAACAGAAGCAAGAGCAAAGACAAGTCTTGACCAAACAGATTCAATTAGCGAAAAGACTGGATTTGCCTTTGTAGGTCTTGTTTATACAGACAGGTTATTGTGTTTCAGAAGAGATCTAAAATCAAATTCCTCCATATCTGTAGTTATTAAAGAGCCCAGAGCACTTAGAAAAGTGAGGATATTGACTTCATTGTCTTGGCCAAATTACAAAATGGTAGTTACATTGTGCCTACTTGGGACAACCCCTGTAGTTTCAATTGCATACTGTAGTCTTCTTCTCTTCTTGTCCTAGACTGTTGCTACTGTATTTTCATGATGGCTGAAATGATTTCTTTATACATGTTTGTAAAGTTCTTAGGGAATCTTTCTTGGTGAATGGTGCTATAAAAATTGCCGTCAAATcagttaattatttaaaaaaaacctctgctTAATTTCCTAATActagtttttcttttcttcactaGAAACGTCCATTCTCGTTCAGCTGGAAGACCAACCATTAGCCTCCTAAAAGAACAAGGTACTTTTTGGGTCACTTCTTGCtattaaaaattcattttttttcagcAGCCTTTCTTTGGTTTTACCATATCTCCTTATCATGCATGTCCGTTTGCATACACAAAGCCGGATGGGCACAGTTATGGAGGTCCTTCTCAAAGTACTGTAATTTTAATTTATGGGATTTACTGTTTGTTTGAGGAACTGTTCAGATTGCCTTAGCCACTAGCAGTTTGTCAGTTCAAATACACCTTCTGACAGATACAGATCCATGCTCAGCGTCTGTTCAGAATATCACACTCTCCAGGTTGGCATTTGAAattatacttttttttatttttaaaaggtggacattttaaatatttcaaagaGTGTTACAGGCAATTAACTGATATGATACTTGTATAGCTTAAGTCTTGGAGCTCATGAAGTGGAATCATGTTTGATAAAATagtttgataaaaatattaaggCTCTGGTATCTCTTATGTTTTGAACTAAGATCAAGTGTTATATCAGTTTAATATCAAATACTCACACTCCTGGGGGATGGTATCCTGCACTGGTAGGGGAATGGACTCAGTGATTTAATAggtcttctttttcctctcttCATTATTGCCTGATTTGCCTTACTTAATGGGGGGAAACCCGTAAAAATAAGAAAGGAAAGAAAGTGAATATAATTTCTGTCTGTCTCTATTATGTTAGAATGGTGATGTCAGCTCCTGACAGAAACTCCTTGGTCCGACTGTGCTTTCCTCAGACTGTAATGCTTTCAAGAGAAGGAGATTAGAATTGTTCCCATGGTGCTATctacctccttccctccccagacTGTCTCTGCTTGCAATCCCAATCATATCTCCCAACATGGCTCCTCTCGTAACAGGCTCTTCTTCTCCACGTCCCACCCCTCTACCTGATTTATAACCTAGCTGTCTGACACCGTAAGCACCAACTGCGCTGGCATCGCAACTGTGCTGGCATCACACGAGCAGTTCTGACTctgctcctctccagagcacTGTAATCCTAGAGTACAGCGAGACCAAGGGTTCTAGTACTAGGAGGTGACAACATAGTCCTACCACCAATATAGTTACTTCCTAATTGGTTTGGCTCTCTGTAGGTGCTGAAAGGGTATTGCTCCATGCATTTGATGGGAGGCCATCTGTGGCGATGGAAGGAGTGAAAGCTGGATATTTCTTCTCCATTCCTCCTTCCATTATAAGAAGTGAACAGGTAAAGTTCAAAGGGACTAGTCCTATCTCAGTATTTGGGGATTGCAGCCTGTAACCCTCAGTTTATCACAAAGAAAATATTACTTTCTGTtaggctgattttttttgttttgtttttgttttttaaaaaaccctataaTATGTAAacttctggtgaccttttctttggaAAGCTCTAGTGCTCCCTCGCTTTGGAGTAGGGACTCAGAATTTGGCAGGGGGAGACTTGGGTGTCAGGAATGAGCCTTATGCTGTTACTGTGAAAATCCACTCTAATTTGGCGAAGTTATGTGTCCACAAAAaactgcagtttgcacatgctcagcagaGACTTTAAATTTTAGCAGCTATATTCTTCAAAGATCCCATCCACATTGGGCACACGACAGCCACAGGccaagcaggactttccctgcattgctgcaggctgtgctgggtttAGGCACCTGAAATGAGAGCAGGGAGCTTGCCAGCAGGGAGTACTCTAGTAactccctgctgggcccaggcagtTGGAGGAGGAAGCAGCTTCCTGATCTGAATGCAGAAGGGACAAGAGCCAGACTAGGATGCTGGAATAGATTGGGACAAGAACCCTGGGGATGTGAGGTGGTACAAGATTGGAggagaaaaaatagtatgtgagcaTGTAATTAAATATTGTATCATAAGACATACGCACAAAGAGGATGAAGTAGGGTTGCACAAGCAACTTTGATTCTCGTATATCTGAGCTTTTGAGTGCTTTACTTTGCTTCCCtaatgtaggtttttttgtttgtttgttttttaatgtacaATAATATATCTTAATTTAATAGTAATAATGGGCTTCACTAAGGGTGGCATCATGTATTTTATGGAGACTTTATTAAAAAGTAGTTCATGTATTCTTGACCATTTTTCCGACTTCCTAATTGTGCAATTAGCAAAAATAAATTTACAAGATCCCCACGTGCATTACTGCCATGCCTTTAACATGAAACAtacctttctctttctctctgcttttTTTCCTAGTTTGAGTGAATGAGCCATTTAATAGCTTTCTTGTTTCCTTTAAGAAGCAGAAGCTTGTGAAACAGTTGCCCTTAGAATATATGTGCTTAGAAACCGACTCTCCTGCACTAGGTCCTGAAAAACAGGTAAATTGTTGGTTTCTCCATTTCTGCATTTCTAAAAATGTAGCTTACTGAGGACAGTAACAGAGGGCAAAAATTGAATAGGCAGAGACAAGGAAGGAAAGACATTGTCCGATGAAATTGGAAAAGAGATAGCAGGTTGATAAGGCAGACTGATACAAGGAGCCAGTTCCCAAAAGCAGGGAGTACACAGGAGAAGACTCCTGTCAATTGCAGGAATAGATTGAGAGGAGGCTGGTGGAGGATGAGCAAATATAACAGAAATTACATTTAAGGCCCTATCAGTGGCATATTTGAAACCGTTTGCAACAACTGGTTCTGAAGATAAATTGAATCTGACACTAATGTAATTTCAGATTCTTTAATTTATTCTGTTTTTGTACATTGCAGGTGAGAAATGAACCGAAGAATATTTTCATTGCTGCAGAGTATATTGCCAAAATGAAAGGAATCCCAGTGGAAGAAGTTATAGAAGTGACGACGCAGAATGCACTGAAACTGTTTCCCAAACTTCAGAAATTTCTCTGGAAATAGACCCAGAAATGTTTAAAATTTGCAATTACATTATATCCCAACAGCTAACGTGTGCAATAAAAAAAATCCGTCTTGTCCTAACTGCAGGATTTTATTATCAAATAATTCAGCAAATatacatgctttttaaatgaaagttatgAGTATGATGGGATCTGTCTTATATCTTGTTACCCATTCATCCTTCCGGTATCTGGTCCAGATATAGATTCATATTAGTCGCCTAAATAAATATGGAAGAAAAGTCTCTCTCATATTGGTAATTTAATATTATAGCTGCCTGACTTAACTAAACACTATGTAAAATcatggccctattgaagtcaatggccaaactCCCATAAACTTCAATAGGCCCAGGCTGTCGTCCTAATAGTCTGAGAAATTATCTTCATAGTACCCTAATCATTACTCCTAAGGCCCGGCCGAGTAAGGGGGCATAATGTGGAGTCTCTGTGTTAAAACAGGACAGCGAGTGAGAATCTGTTCTCCTATCCCAGTCTATAGCCACTATAAACTTCTACACCAGAGCTGGACCTGACCCGAACCAAAACCCTGTATCCGAATGCTCCAAACTCTGGCAAGTTCAAATCTGCATCCCAGTGTTGTGGTCTGGGCCCATGTATCAAATGTTTGTACTTTTTTAAAACCTAAGACTTGTCTACAGGGTGTGTCCGTTTGAAATGGACATTAACACACAGTAGGGGACTTTTTTAGCATATGCCAGCAGGGTCCAGATGGGCCAGTTAATGTGTTGAATGCTCGTGTGTGCATTAGAATTTACACCCCTCTAATGTGGACTAATGCACCCTGAAGACAAGTCAAATCTTGTCTCCCTTAATATATACAGTTTTTTtaactgcctttttaaaaaattattattctGGAAGATCTCTTACAAAACACGGTTCTGAACTCCTATTTGGCATCCTTGGCTTTTTGTGAACCACCGTTGGATGTCAGATTGATAAATTGTAGTCATGGTGCCAATGGAGTAGAGACAGCCTGTTGCCTTCGAAGTCTGTAGAAGTTTTGCTGTTTGTTGTTCAGTGGGAGAAGGATTGAGCCCTAAGTAAGATAAAATGTAAGCAGCTTATTTCCAGGTCATGTGGAAGGTAACTGCCGTCCACCTTAAGTGCTTGTTTTCCCTCACATTTTCATCCCTATGATTACTTTCTGCATCACCATTGGGGGAGGTTAGCTTTACTTGTTCCTCAGATAGTGGCAGTGTTAAGGTAAGTTGTACCTAATTAGCTTATCAAGTTAAGAAAGTGTCTGTCTTTTTCTGTCTTCAGAAAACACCTGAATTTGAATCATTCATATATATATTGCAATGTGTATTATGGTTTTAAAAGACACGAAATAGAAGGAAGAACTGCAAATAGGTGAACATTTGGGTCTAAGTGGGAACCCTGATTAAGGATAATTAATGACATAAAACCACCTGCATGCACAGCTTCCACTGTATCACTATCAGGATTTTCTGGGCATGGATCAAGGGTAGTGTATAGCTCAAGATACATCTAGGGAACTTTGAAATGGATGTACGCTACCCATTGCGGATCTGTCAGTTTCCTTTTTTTGCTTCTGTTCAGACCATGGACTTAGACCTGCTTAAATGGTTAAGAGTAAACCCTCAACTTAAAAGTCATGCCTCAGTGTGCAAATATTTTATCTCCCGTTATTACAAGTAACACCAATATGATAATTGGAAAAGATTAGACAGACTTTTTCTCTATTTTGTCCAGTGTGTTTGTTAGTTTGACAACATTTTATGGATAATCAATTTCCCTCATCCAGTCAGACCCCGACCCCACAAACCAGTTCACACAGGTGCCCTCTTGGCCTGTGCTGCATGGAGaatcattggcttcagtggagctacatgcAGGTGCAGGGGTCTGCTCTTGAGGCTCTGATTGCAGAATCAAGGCATTAGTCAGTTTCTTCTGCTATTTACATGGGTCTTTCCCCTCTTGCTGAGTGGAAGAACGTAGATTATCCTCTTTATTGATATAGGTGACTGCAAAACCCCAGATTGACACAAGGCCTTGAGGGCAGGGGTTGTAACTGCAACTGGTATAAATacggtttatttattttttaagttggCTACATTTAAGTTGAGGGTGTCCCATTAGGTACCTACAGACCATTGCCATTGAAACTGACCCTAGGCAATGGTGAACCCCCTCAACTTCCATTGAACTCCATGGATGTCGAGGGCCTACACGATTGGGCCTTTTATTAATGGAGCATCTGAAAACAAGACTTTAGAAATTATTAACAATTTTTAACCAcccttaatgggatgaaatttcatttaacattttaaacaaacatgtttttgaggtaattgtaaaaacaaacaacagcCTCCCCCATCCTGTCTTTGTATGTTTCCCTATAGATATGTAAGCATGTGGGTGAGGGTGGAGACCCACCATTTAATTCACCTGTGCAGTGCTGTATGCACTTACACACACGATAAATATCCTACATTTGATGTCATTACACTCCAATGTTGCAAACAAATGTCAGTAAGTGTTTGAATGAGTAGGCCCTATGTGTTCTCAGATAGCTAACTTCAGACTTCGTTACACTTACAATGACACAGGCAATATAGAAGAACTGGGAATGGGACATTGACAATAAACTAAAAATACACCAAGTCTGTTATCagtgtctaagggcttggctacactcgaaacttcaaAGTGCTGGCCAGCACTGGCCAGTGCTGCACATACTCCACCTCCCgtcttgcagcgctgtaaagcgccagtgtagccagactctaagccaggggtcagcaacctttcagaagtggtgtgccgagtcttaatttattcactctgatttaaggtttcgtgtgccagtcatacattttaaggtttttagaaggtctctttctctaagtctataatatataactaaactatggttgtatgtaaagtaaataaggtttttaaaatgtttaagaagcttcatttaaaattaaattaaaatgcagagccccccggaccagtggccaggacctgggcagtgtgactgccactgagaatcagctcgtgtgccgccttcggcacctgtgccataggttgtctacccctggtcTAAGCAGAGAGCAACACAGAAAAACATCTTAGTTAAGGAAtggtaaattacattttaaaattcatcCAGGGTTGATTAGCTCATGTTATTTTTAGTCAtataaaaggattttttaaaattttataataCTTTGAAGTAATTGCAGACTATACATggttggctatgtctacacacaCAATTTGTAATGATACAGTATAATTAAAGTGATATAACTCCCCTTTAGTGTGCATGCAGCTATACCAGTCCAATAGTGCCTAATGTGTGTGgaaaggggaataagctataccggTAAAATGCACCTTGTATAATTGCAGCCACAATATGGATTGCACCAATTAAACTATTTTAGTTCAAAAGAAAATTTACTCCAAGGGCCCTGGTATAAAAACTGCGTACAGCAGGCCTTACTCTAACaagaaagattttattaaaaaaacaagaaaagtaaagttaaatataaacaaagaataaaacacTCAACACATCGCTGTAGGCGATACTGAAAACCTAGCATGACATCAAATTACACAAGCTGcagagttctatgggcccgtggtgcctgggCCCCGGGAATGTTCCTAGCTCAGGGCAGGCTCCAGCACTGTTTGAGGCCTGGTCTCTCCCTCCGCCCTGCCTTCGGCCCCCAGGTGCTCCCTCCCATGTGTCCCCTGGGCAATTTAAAACAGCCCCGGGGCCCTCACCCATTATTGGCAGTGTAGTGGGGCTGAAGAGTTTTTGCCTGCTCACTTCATGTGGCTGCTaacccctctctgtgcccccggGTGGAGTGGGTCTGTGTCTGTGCATGCTGCTCCTGTCCCAAGGGCCCCTGCGACCAGTAGGGAGCTGTGGACAGCAGTGCGTGGAGGCctcctgcctaggagccccaggtaagtgccacACTCctccaacccctcccagagcctacacccctcacccacacacctcctcctgcccccaactccctcccagagccttcacccacACCCCACctgagagcctgcacccaaactccatcccagaaccTGTATCCCTCaatcccttctcctgcatccccagcctgaagcctgcaccccttacccactcctccacccccacctcctgccccagcccagagcctgcaccccctccctccacacctcctcccatccccaaactcccttctcctgcactcccaccctctgccccagcccggagcctgcacccagcacccaaactccctcccagagcccaatctctcaccccttctgcacccaacctccctcccagagcctgcacccttcctgcaccccaatcccctgccccgcaccccagacctcctccccccaccaaaactccctctcagagccttaggcaggtgcgggtgggttctgggcagcaccaaaatttctacaggctgggccctgatcctgaaaaggcTTCAGTATGTCTGTAAATATTCACCAATGGTCTCACTAATGTCAACAGGTCTCCTCCCATGAGCATAGGTATGCACAGGTTTAAGGGTTTGCAGGACTAAGGCTGTAATTATTAGACCCTATAAAACGCAGAATAAATTGCTAATTCTACAGCTGTGGGTATAAATGAAATATGTAGTCTACTCAAAATCTTCAGCTTCCATCCTTTGACTGAGAAGATTACAAGATTCGCTGCTTCTGGACGTTCCGAGCCTCATCGAAACTGATTGTTGTAAGAAACGTGATTTCTAAACTGCCACTGTCCCTTCAAACACATTTCGCTGAGGCTTCAGTAAATGGTAATCGTTTGGAAAGAGACTCCGGGGGGAGACACAACAgggctcgccccccccccccaatcgtCCCGTTTGTAAACACTCCTGtagtgcagagctggggctggaacgTCCCGCCTTGATGCTGCAAAGCTGCACGcacgtgtctgtgtgtgtgtgtgtgtgtatgtatgtatagagTTAGATCTCGCCAGACTCGAGCTCCCTGCGCACTGTAGCTAGGCTGCTGTGTGTCTGGGCCAGGCTGGGCGGCTTGGCAgcggggaagtgggaggggttgtaTTCGCTGCCCTGGGAAGAGCGATAGCCTCTTTCTGCTGTCTGTCAGAGTCgtgggaggaggagcccaggccTTGCCGCCTCAGGGTGCCTTCTGCAGCCTTTGCATATGGAGAAGGGCTGGTTCATCGATTGCCACTGCCACCTCACAGCCGAGGAGTTCAGGCAGGTAGGACTGAAGGCTGCAGTCAGCAGATGCACTCTGTACACAGGCCCTATGCTGGGGCTGCTGTTACTGGATTTGCAGCCCTGGGTATGCGAAGTATTATTGCAACAACAGCTGTTTCCAGGCTAGTGACTGAATTCCCTGTACCTGCTTGTAGTCACCGAGCCTGGAGTATGCTCTGTAGAAGCTCCTGATCCCAttagagtcagtggcagaaccccCATTTATAGCACAGCGGTGGTGGAGACACTTCAGGGATTAGGAGCAGGATTCCTTGTACTCTGCTCTGCAGTTTATAAACTTGtttgtgagacaaggtgggtgaggtaatagcttttattaaaCCAATTTCCCTTGGTGagcaagacaagctttcaagctacacagagctcttcctccggTCTTGCTTGTGTCATGACGCTGGTGTGATCGCAAGATGGTGACACTTTAGGAGTCTGAAATAACTCATGGGATGGTGCAATTGCTTCCAGGGGGCTGTGTGGCCCTAACTAAATCCAGACAGTCCTGTAGAGTGTGGGACATGTGATAAACCCAAAAGAGCCATCCAGGCTGGGCTAAGATAGGAAGGGTAGGTGTGCCTTTCTAGGTTAACATTAAACACAAACAGCTAAAACCAGACATTTTGAAAACTTGTTACACAAGTGCAGTCTCCCAAGGTATatccagtagaacctcagagttacaaacaccctgccaatggaggttgttcataacttgGAAATGTCTGTAACCCTGAACAGAATGTTATGGttggtctttcaaaagtttacaactgaacattgacttgatacagttttgaaactttactatgcagaagaaatttGCAGTttttaactatcttaatttaaatgaaacaagcacagaaagtttccttaccttgtcaaatatatttttttaaactttccctttatatttttagtagtttacatttaatactAGTGTACTGTactgggctttaaaaaaaaatgattgctgctgcctgattgcatacttccagttccaaatgaggtgtgtggttgaccggtctgTTGATaattctggtgtttgtaactctgaggttctactctatGCCAATACACAAGATCTGATAACTAATGTAGCAGATACAATTAGCTGTGTGTCTGATGAAGAACAAAATAACCTGGCAATTGTCATTCTCCCCAATGACCAGAATATTAAAAACTGTGTCATGGCATGAATGACCTGACACTCCCAAGGACAAAGTAAATACATATATATGATGCATCCATTGTGCAATCTAGGTCCCGTTGAAATAGAAGTATGATAAGGAAGAAATGATTACATCTAGCCTTTTAGTTAATCTTTTTAGTCTGTTTCTCATGTCTGCTACATCCTCTATGGGGGAACCACAGTCTGTGCTTGCAGGGGATGAACTTGGTGCGCTAACATGAACGTCATATCATTGTGCAATTATACTTAACTCTGAAAAAGCATTGTGTTAACCTGAAAATTGCTGCTGCCATTAGAGGCAaatggaagggtgtgtgtgtgtgtgtgtgtgtgacaccaaGCTAGAACGTGCAATGGTTTGGTAGTCACTGCTGTGTCCCTGTATTAAAAGGATCACTACCACTGCCTAAGTGGCTACAGAATTAACCAAATAGAGGGAGAATCTGGGCCCCTCCTTCCTTTGCTTGTCAGTGATGCTACTAGCATCAGGGCTCTTTCTTTGGAAGGCTGAAGTAATTGAGGTGGGTGTTCCTTGAAGAAATAGTGTTCTTTAAACAAGCCAGGCAAGCAAATCTCATGAAACCGTACACCCACTGTGacggggtgcaacctggaactagggtaccactgagccctctgtcttACCAAACTAGGCTCCCTC encodes the following:
- the TATDN3 gene encoding putative deoxyribonuclease TATDN3 isoform X2, with the protein product MGSAGPVDCHCHLAAPDFERDIEDVLEEAKKAKVLALVAVAEHSGEFEKIIQLSERYPGFVLPCLGVHPVQGIPPEEQCSVTLKDLDAALPLIELYKDRLLAIGEVGLDFTPRFASTDEQKQEQRQVLTKQIQLAKRLDLPLNVHSRSAGRPTISLLKEQGAERVLLHAFDGRPSVAMEGVKAGYFFSIPPSIIRSEQQKLVKQLPLEYMCLETDSPALGPEKQVRNEPKNIFIAAEYIAKMKGIPVEEVIEVTTQNALKLFPKLQKFLWK
- the TATDN3 gene encoding putative deoxyribonuclease TATDN3 isoform X3, which translates into the protein MAALTNSSPQDIEDVLEEAKKAKVLALVAVAEHSGEFEKIIQLSERYPGFVLPCLGVHPVQGIPPEEQCSVTLKDLDAALPLIELYKDRLLAIGEVGLDFTPRFASTDEQKQEQRQVLTKQIQLAKRLDLPLNVHSRSAGRPTISLLKEQGAERVLLHAFDGRPSVAMEGVKAGYFFSIPPSIIRSEQKQKLVKQLPLEYMCLETDSPALGPEKQVRNEPKNIFIAAEYIAKMKGIPVEEVIEVTTQNALKLFPKLQKFLWK
- the TATDN3 gene encoding putative deoxyribonuclease TATDN3 isoform X1, whose amino-acid sequence is MGSAGPVDCHCHLAAPDFERDIEDVLEEAKKAKVLALVAVAEHSGEFEKIIQLSERYPGFVLPCLGVHPVQGIPPEEQCSVTLKDLDAALPLIELYKDRLLAIGEVGLDFTPRFASTDEQKQEQRQVLTKQIQLAKRLDLPLNVHSRSAGRPTISLLKEQGAERVLLHAFDGRPSVAMEGVKAGYFFSIPPSIIRSEQKQKLVKQLPLEYMCLETDSPALGPEKQVRNEPKNIFIAAEYIAKMKGIPVEEVIEVTTQNALKLFPKLQKFLWK